In Streptomyces sclerotialus, the DNA window CGCCAGGGGCCGGATCGGCTCCGAGGCCGTCAAGGCGGTCGAGGCTGCCGAGGACATGGAGCTGGTGGCGGCGCTGGGCCGCGGTGACGAGCTGGACACGCTGGTCGAGGCCGGTGCCCAGGTCGCCGTCGAGCTGACCAACCCCGACGCCGTCATGGAGAACCTCGAGTTCTGCGTACGCAACGGCATCCACGGCGTGGTCGGCACCACCGGCTGGACCGACGAGCGCCTCGCGCAGCTGCGGTCCTGGCTGGACGCCTCGCCGCGTACCGGCGTGCTCATCGCGCCGAACTTCTCGATCGGTGCCGTGCTGACCATGCAGTTCGCCCAGCAGGCGGCCCGCTTCTTCGAGTCCGTCGAGGTCGTCGAGCTGCACCACCCGAACAAGGCCGACGCGCCTTCGGGTACCGCGGCCCGCACGGCACAGCTGATCGCCGAAGCGCGCGAGAAGGCCGGCTGCGCGCCGGCGCCGGACGCCACCGCGACAGCCCTGGACGGCGCCCGCGGTGCTGACGTCGCCGGCGTTCCCGTGCACTCCGTACGGCTGCGCGGGCTGCTGGCGCACCAGGAGGTGCTGCTGGGCGGCGAGGGCGAGACCCTGACCATCCGGCACGACTCGCTGCACCACTCCAGCTTCATGCCGGGCATCCTGCTCGGCGCGCGGCGCGTGGTGGACACTCCGGGGCTCACCATGGGCCTGGAGAACTTCCTCGATCTGGCCTGACGGCCGGCAGTCAGTAGGGCAGTACGTACAGTGCGCGCAAAGATCACTTACTTCGTCCTCGCGGCGGTCCTGGTCGTCTACTTCTTCCTGGTCGGCGACCGCGGCGTGCTGCTCATCCGGCAGGGCACCCCGATCACGGTCGCCTTCGGGATCGCCGTCCTGGTGCTGCCGCTGATCGGGGTGTGGTTCCTCTGGCACACCACCCAGTTCGCCCGGAAGGCCGGACTGCTGGCGAAGGAGCTGGCGGCCGAGGGCGGGCTGCCCGTCGACGAGCTGCAGCGGACGCCGAGCGGCCGGATCGACCGGGACGCCGCCGACGAGGTCTTCCAGAGGCGGCGGGCCGAGGCCGAGGCCGCGCCGGAGGACTGGCGGGCGTGGTTCCGGCTGGCGATCGCCTACCACGACGCGCGGGACACCCCGCGGGCCCGCAAGGCCATGCAGCGGGCGATCGCGCTGCACGACGGGAAGCCGGTACGGGCGGCCTGAAGCGCACGTACGACGGGCCTGCGCCGCGGTACGGACGGACGCGGCGGTACGGGGACGGGGCGCGAGCTTTCCGGCTCGCGCCCCGTCCCCGTACGCATGCTCTTGCGCGGCCGTGAGCCGCCCGGCCGCTTCTCAGCCGCGGTGCTCCGCCGCCCACGCGGTCACCGTGTCCGCCGCGCGGTTGAACGCCCCGGTCCGGGTCATGAAGTCGCCGTCGTGGTCGGTGAAGAGGGTGCGCGGCTCACCGTCGCCCGGGCCACCGATCAGCAGCGCCTGCCCCTGGACCGTGCGCGGCAGACCCAGCCAGCGCACCGGCTGCTGCACCGTACGGACCGAGGTGACCGCGCTCCACGGGAGCGTCGTCGTCCGTACCAGCCGCACCTGGCGCAGCCCCGCGGCGCTCACCCAGACGCCGGCCCGCAGCAGCCGCACCGCGAACGCGATGAGCACCACCGCCAGCGCGAGGCAGACCACGGCACCGACCGGCGCCCCGGCCAGCCCGATGATCAGCGCGGACAGCAGGACGAAGGAAGCCAGCAGCAGAAACACCGCCGCCGTCCCCACCCGCCACGGTCCGGGGCGGTAGGGACGGCGCCAGTGGTCACGCTCGTCGTACGGAAGGGGAGCCGGGTCTCCGGCTTCCCCGTCGAGGTCGCGGTCGGCCGTCAGAAAGGGCAGGGGCACGGCGGATCCTCACTCACGGCCCGCGTCACGCACGGGCACACGGTCGAAAGCTGTGACCGGTGAGGCTAGCGGCACCAGGACGGCCGGAACCAGTCCTGCGCCGGTCCGCCGGGCTGCCCGCCCGAACGGCGCAACGCGCACCCGGCTCAGCGGCCGTGCGCGGCCTCGGACTGATGGGTGCCCGGGCCGCCTGCCGTGTCCTGCTGCAGGGCGGGCACGCCGAACAGCAGGGAGCCGGTCAGACCGGCGACGACGGTGAGACCCAGCAGCGTGCGGCCGAAGATCTGCGAACGGCTCGCCCGCTGACGCGGCGGGGGAGTGACATTGCTGCGGAACCGGTCTGCCTCGGCGACAAAGGCGAACGGGACGGGCTCTCGCCGGCGGAACATGAGCGGGCTCTCCTAGGAACCTCGAAGTGGGCAGTGTCACATGGTTCAACGTCACTGGCACTCGGAGAGTGCCCGTTTTCCGTGACTTCTGTGAAAAATATCAACTGCCGTGCGTGCGGTGCGCACCGGGGGGTCCCTTTTGTCGCATCGCGCCACATCACGCCGGATTTCCGGGCTTGTCAGCGCCGGGCCGTAGGCTTGGCGCGCCCGAGCGATGAGCGGCATGAGCACTGCAGCAGTCGGACGGGTGCCCGCCGCAGCACGATGTATGAACGGAAGGAACCGCCGGTGTCCCACACCCCCGCCGAGAGCGCCGAGAGCGCAGCCCCCGCATTCCGGAGCGAGGTGACGGTCGAGCTGGTCAAGCACGCCGCCGGCGACAGCGACGTCCTGTGGGCCGCGCGGGTCTCCACCGCAGGTGAGCAGTCCCTGGAGGAGCTGCAGAAGGACCCTGAGCGCTCCAAGGGTCTGATCAACTACCTGATGCGCGACCGGCACGGCAGCCCGTTCGAGCACAACAGCATGACCTTCTTCATCAGCGCCCCGATCTTCGTGTTCCGCGAGTTCATGCGGCACCGCGTGGGCTGGTCGTACAACGAGGAGTCCGGCCGGTACCGGCAGCTGGAGCCGGTCTTCTACGTCCCCGCGACCGACCGCAAGCTCGTCCAGCAGGGCCGCCCGGGCAAGTACGAGTTCGTCGAGGGCACCGAGGCGCAGCACGAGCTCACCACCCGGGTGATGGAGGACTCCTACCGCCAGGCGTACGAGGCGTACCAGGAGATGCTGGCGGCCGGTGTGGCTCGCGAGGTCGCCCGTTCGGTCCTCCCCGTCGGCCTCTTCTCCTCCATGTACGCCACCTGCAACGCCCGCTCCCTGATGCACTTCCTGGGCCTGCGTACCCAGCACGAGCAGGCGAAGGTGCCGTCCTTCCCGCAGCGCGAGATCGAGATGGTCGGCGAGCAGATGGAGGCCCACTGGGCCAAGCTCATGCCGCTCACGTACGCCGCCTTCAACGCCAACGGGCGGGTCGCTCCGTAAGCCGCGCGACGGAGATCTCCGCGACCCGGCGGAGGGCCTCGCGGGAAGGTGTCCGTATTGCGGCGTTTTGAGAAATTCCTCTACGCTGAACACACGGATCCGGCACTGCCTGAACCCCCGAGCAGGCAGTGCCGGGTCCACATCCCGCCCTCCCCAGGGGAGCAACCAGCGGTGAGCTACGAGTAGCGTGGGACCCATGGCTCCGACTTCCACACCGCAGACCCCCTTCGGGCGGGTACTGACCGCCATGGTCACGCCTTTCACGGCGGATGGCGCTCTCGACCTCGACGGCGCGCAGCAGCTCGCCGCCCACCTGGTGGACGCCGGCAACGACGGCCTCGTCGTCAACGGCACCACCGGAGAGTCCCCGACCACCAGTGATGCGGAGAAAGCCCAGCTGGTACGGGCCGTGGTCGATGCGGTGGGAGACCGCGCATTCGTGGTCGCCGGAGCCGGCACGAACGACACCCGGCACAGCCTGGAGCTGGCCCGCGCCGCCCAGGACGCCGGCGCGCACGGCCTCCTCGCCGTGACGCCGTACTACAGCAAGCCGCCGCAGGAAGGTCTCTTCCGGCACTTCTCGGCGATCGCCGACGCCACCGACCTGCCGGTCATGCTGTACGACATTCCGGGGCGCAGCGGCGTACCGATCAACACCGAGACCCTGGTCCGGCTGGCCGAGCATCCCCGCATCGTCGCGAACAAGGACGCCAAGGGCGACCTCGGCCGCGCCAGCTGGGCCATCGCCCGCTCCGGCCTCGCCTGGTACAGCGGCGACGACATGCTGAACCTCCCGCTGCTCTCGGTCGGCGCCATCGGCTTCGTCTCGGTCGTCGGCCACGTCGTCACCCCCGAGCTGCGCGCCCTCCTCGAAGCCCACGTGACCGGCGACGTCACGAAGGCGAAGGAGATCCACCAGAAGCTGCTGCCGGTCTTCACCGGCATGTTCCGCACCCAGGGCGTCATCACGACCAAGGCCGCGCTCAACCTCCAGGGCATCCCCGGCGGCCCGCTCCGGCTGCCGCTGGTCGACCTCTCGCCCGAGGAGACCGAGCAGCTCAAGGTCGATCTCGCCGCCGGCGGGGTACACCTGTAACACCAGACTTCACAACTGAATACGGCTCGCGCGACCCAGGCGGTCGTCACAGCTGAAGACGAACACCACAGCCACAACAGCAAGTGCACGAATGTCATGCGCGCCACGTGCCTCATGGGCCCGTGGCGCGTGTGGTGAGGAGAGTCTTTTGAGTCATCCGCATCCCGAACTCGGCGCGCCGCCGAAGCTCCCCGAGGGCGGCCTGCGCGTCACCCCGCTGGGCGGCCTCGGCGAGATCGGCCGCAACATGACCGTCTTCGAGTACGGCGGCCGGCTGCTGATCGTCGACTGCGGAGTGCTCTTCCCCGAGGAGGAGCAGCCCGGAATCGACCTGATCCTGCCGGACTTCTCGTCCATCAGGGACCGCCTCGACGACATCGAGGGCATCGTGCTCACCCACGGGCACGAGGACCACATCGGCGCCGTCCCCTACCTGCTGCGCGAAAAGCCCGACATCCCGCTGATCGGCTCCAAGCTGACCCTCGCCCTGATCGAGGCCAAGCTCCAGGAGCACCGCATCCGGCCGTACACGCTGGAGGTCGTCGAGGGACACCGCGAGCGCGTCGGCCCCTTCGACTGCGAATTCGTCGCGGTCAACCACTCCATCCCGGACGCCCTCGCGGTCGCCATCCGGACCCCCGCCGGCATGGTCGTCCACACGGGTGACTTCAAGATGGACCAGCTCCCGCTGGACCGCCGGCTCACCGACCTCCCCACGTTCGCCAAGCTCGGTGAGGAGGGCATCGACCTCCTCCTGTCGGACTCCACGAACGCCGAGGTCCCCGGCTTCGTGCCGCCCGAGCGCGACATCTCCAACGTGCTGCGCCAGGTCTTCGCGACCGCCCAGAAGCGCATCATCGTGGCCAGCTTCGCCAGCCACGTGCACCGCATCCAGCAGATCTGCGACGCCGCCCACGAGTACGGGCGCCGCGTCGCCTTCGTCGGCCGCTCGATGGTCCGCAACATGGGCATCGCCCGCGAGCTGGGTTACCTGAACGTTCCCGCCGGCCTCGTCGTGGACGTCAAGACCCTCGACGACCTGCCGGACGACGAGATCGTGCTCGTCTGCACGGGCTCGCAGGGCGAGCCGATGGCGGCCCTCTCCCGGATGGCCAACCGCGATCACCAGATCCGGATCGTCCCGGGCGACACGGTGATCCTGGCGTCCTCGCTCATCCCGGGCAACGAGAACGCCGTCTACCGCGTGATCAACGGGCTCACCCGATGGGGTGCCAACGTTGTCCACAAGGGCAACGCCAAGGTGCACGTCTCGGGTCATGCCTCGGCGGGCGAGCTGCTGTACTTCTACAACATCTGCAAGCCGAAGAACCTCATGCCGGTGCACGGCGAATGGCGCCACCTGCGCGCCAACGCCGAGCTGGGCGCGCTCACGGGCGT includes these proteins:
- the dapB gene encoding 4-hydroxy-tetrahydrodipicolinate reductase; translated protein: MSKLRVAVIGARGRIGSEAVKAVEAAEDMELVAALGRGDELDTLVEAGAQVAVELTNPDAVMENLEFCVRNGIHGVVGTTGWTDERLAQLRSWLDASPRTGVLIAPNFSIGAVLTMQFAQQAARFFESVEVVELHHPNKADAPSGTAARTAQLIAEAREKAGCAPAPDATATALDGARGADVAGVPVHSVRLRGLLAHQEVLLGGEGETLTIRHDSLHHSSFMPGILLGARRVVDTPGLTMGLENFLDLA
- a CDS encoding phage holin family protein is translated as MPLPFLTADRDLDGEAGDPAPLPYDERDHWRRPYRPGPWRVGTAAVFLLLASFVLLSALIIGLAGAPVGAVVCLALAVVLIAFAVRLLRAGVWVSAAGLRQVRLVRTTTLPWSAVTSVRTVQQPVRWLGLPRTVQGQALLIGGPGDGEPRTLFTDHDGDFMTRTGAFNRAADTVTAWAAEHRG
- the thyX gene encoding FAD-dependent thymidylate synthase, giving the protein MSHTPAESAESAAPAFRSEVTVELVKHAAGDSDVLWAARVSTAGEQSLEELQKDPERSKGLINYLMRDRHGSPFEHNSMTFFISAPIFVFREFMRHRVGWSYNEESGRYRQLEPVFYVPATDRKLVQQGRPGKYEFVEGTEAQHELTTRVMEDSYRQAYEAYQEMLAAGVAREVARSVLPVGLFSSMYATCNARSLMHFLGLRTQHEQAKVPSFPQREIEMVGEQMEAHWAKLMPLTYAAFNANGRVAP
- the dapA gene encoding 4-hydroxy-tetrahydrodipicolinate synthase codes for the protein MAPTSTPQTPFGRVLTAMVTPFTADGALDLDGAQQLAAHLVDAGNDGLVVNGTTGESPTTSDAEKAQLVRAVVDAVGDRAFVVAGAGTNDTRHSLELARAAQDAGAHGLLAVTPYYSKPPQEGLFRHFSAIADATDLPVMLYDIPGRSGVPINTETLVRLAEHPRIVANKDAKGDLGRASWAIARSGLAWYSGDDMLNLPLLSVGAIGFVSVVGHVVTPELRALLEAHVTGDVTKAKEIHQKLLPVFTGMFRTQGVITTKAALNLQGIPGGPLRLPLVDLSPEETEQLKVDLAAGGVHL
- a CDS encoding ribonuclease J, with protein sequence MSHPHPELGAPPKLPEGGLRVTPLGGLGEIGRNMTVFEYGGRLLIVDCGVLFPEEEQPGIDLILPDFSSIRDRLDDIEGIVLTHGHEDHIGAVPYLLREKPDIPLIGSKLTLALIEAKLQEHRIRPYTLEVVEGHRERVGPFDCEFVAVNHSIPDALAVAIRTPAGMVVHTGDFKMDQLPLDRRLTDLPTFAKLGEEGIDLLLSDSTNAEVPGFVPPERDISNVLRQVFATAQKRIIVASFASHVHRIQQICDAAHEYGRRVAFVGRSMVRNMGIARELGYLNVPAGLVVDVKTLDDLPDDEIVLVCTGSQGEPMAALSRMANRDHQIRIVPGDTVILASSLIPGNENAVYRVINGLTRWGANVVHKGNAKVHVSGHASAGELLYFYNICKPKNLMPVHGEWRHLRANAELGALTGVPKDHIVIAEDGVVVDLVDGVARITGKVQAGYVYVDGLSVGDVTESALKDRRILGDEGIISVFVVVDSTTGKITGGPHIQARGSGIDDADFDGVLPKIDEALAKSAQDGVMEPHQVQQLVRRCVGKWVSDNYRRRPMILPVVVEV